DNA sequence from the Podospora pseudocomata strain CBS 415.72m chromosome 2 map unlocalized CBS415.72m_2.2, whole genome shotgun sequence genome:
CTCAATTTAAGCCAGAGTCTCGATGAGACTTTTTCTCTGCTTTTTGTAGATGCTAACTGCGTCTGTAGACGCCATGCAGCCCAGACAGTCAACCTGTGGCTTGGTAAACTGAAGGACCTACCACCGCCCAAGAGGCTCAACATGATTTATCTCGCCAATGGTGAGTGCCGTCCTCGACTAAGTCGCTGGCTTTGTTTTCACCTTGCTGACTGTTAATACAGAGGTGACTCAGCAGAGTAAGGCTCGCCACAAGGAGGATTTCATCATTGCCTTTGCCCCTATTATCGCCGAGGCCACGGCGTCGGCATATAAGGGTGCCAATTCCGAGGTTCAGAATAAGCTTCGCAGAGTTGTGGATGTCTGGAGGGATCGCAGCGTCTTTGACAGAGAGACTATCCAGGGCTTGTATGAGCGCATGGGAGGTTAGTAACCTGATACGGCAAATTTGCGATTCCGTGGCTCCTTACTAACGCATTGTTGTTCTAGAACTTGACAAATCACGCCCTACTAACAATGGCGGTACCTTTGGCGGCTCTGGTTTCCACTCGTCAGGCCCACCTGTTCCCTCTGAGCTCATGCCGTTGGTTGCTCAACACCAGGCCGTCACTAGAAGTGCCACTCCCATGAAAGCCGCTCTCAGCAACGCCCAGACAGAGTACGAGAAGCTTTCCGACCCAGCCACCGCACAGGCGACGGCGCTGCCTCTTCAGGCGGCTCGTCTGAATGGGTTGCTCAAGAACCTGGCCAACGCCGAGGGTGCTGTCGCGGAGAGCCTGCGCACCCGAAAGGAGATGATCAGAAGCCTAGAGAAGCTTTTGGCCGAGAACCAGAACGCTCTCCaacaggaggaggctcaGATGAAGCTGCTCAGCGGCCGCAGGACTGAGATTGAGCACAAGAAGAACCAGGTCGAGGCAACCATCCTTAGCGGCCAGGTCACCAAACAGGAGGATAGAACCTCTACCGAGCCCGAGCCTCCTCAGTTTGAGGCACTGACGCCACCTCCCCAGAGCGATGCCGACGACGAGCACGTTCAGAGCGACCCTATCAAAACCGAGCAGAATGGCAACAATGGTGTGCCTCAGCAGACCCCCACATTCCCAGTAGTTGCCCCGGGGATTGAGATGCTGTCTAGCGTTGCTGCAAACTACCAAGCTGTGCCTATCAACGGGTCCAATAAGAAGCGCAAGGTAGCGCCGTCGGATGACTTCCCGGATCTTGGAAACGATGGCATTGACGAGGATGTTAAGGAGATGTTGCGGAAGGATGGTCAGAGTGCCTGAGATTGCTGGGTTCCGACACTGGGTTAATCTAGGAAACGCGTTTTCTGAAATCTGCATACTGGAGGTTTCATTGCATTTTGATTGTGTTTGTATATACTCCCCAGACCAGCCACCAACCTAAGAGTGTAGGTATAACGCTCTAAATCCTGTGTGTTCTGTTGTGCAATAATATACTTTCGACTGAGCCAACCTCCCAGCCCATCCATTATGCaaaaccccaaccaacccaatTGGTATCCCAAAACGCCGTTATACCCAAACAAAGCAAATATTCATGTG
Encoded proteins:
- a CDS encoding uncharacterized protein (COG:A; EggNog:ENOG503NWX7) translates to MAYTNDAVLSKLSALNETHESIATTAQWIMFHRRHAAQTVNLWLGKLKDLPPPKRLNMIYLANEVTQQSKARHKEDFIIAFAPIIAEATASAYKGANSEVQNKLRRVVDVWRDRSVFDRETIQGLYERMGELDKSRPTNNGGTFGGSGFHSSGPPVPSELMPLVAQHQAVTRSATPMKAALSNAQTEYEKLSDPATAQATALPLQAARLNGLLKNLANAEGAVAESLRTRKEMIRSLEKLLAENQNALQQEEAQMKLLSGRRTEIEHKKNQVEATILSGQVTKQEDRTSTEPEPPQFEALTPPPQSDADDEHVQSDPIKTEQNGNNGVPQQTPTFPVVAPGIEMLSSVAANYQAVPINGSNKKRKVAPSDDFPDLGNDGIDEDVKEMLRKDGQSA